In a single window of the Pseudogemmatithrix spongiicola genome:
- a CDS encoding carboxylate-amine ligase, with protein sequence MLEFAKSEPFTLGVEVELQIVDRETHELSPKAPQLLHRWSGPATVQPEIFQSMIELSTGVCRDAAHAEADLRATAERLLPIAKGLGVRFIATGTHPTARYTERKLFPADRYHGLIARNQWIARRLQIFGLHVHIGMENPEVAIAIQNELLHDLALLLAVSTSSPFWEGDPTGLASSRVTVFEALPTGGSPQLVHDWNEFCELVETLTKAEAITSLKDLWWDIRPSPRYGTIEIRICDGLATLRETADIVALAQALAKRAGARVAAGQGRTFPPMWRVRENKWRASRHGMDAELVIVNDGTHAPARKYLARTLDELVADGHLDGTSRHTAHLRGIAEGAPTSSERQRAVYAATNSLSEVARSVAEEFEEDVLSRGASL encoded by the coding sequence ATGCTCGAATTCGCCAAGTCCGAGCCGTTCACGCTCGGCGTCGAGGTGGAGCTGCAGATCGTGGATCGCGAGACCCACGAGCTGTCCCCCAAGGCTCCGCAACTGCTGCACCGCTGGTCCGGGCCCGCGACCGTACAGCCCGAGATCTTCCAGAGCATGATCGAGCTCTCCACCGGCGTCTGCCGCGATGCGGCGCACGCCGAGGCCGACCTCCGCGCCACAGCCGAGCGATTGCTGCCCATCGCCAAAGGCCTCGGCGTGCGCTTCATCGCCACGGGCACGCACCCGACGGCGCGCTACACGGAGCGCAAGCTGTTCCCGGCCGACCGCTATCACGGCCTGATCGCGCGCAACCAGTGGATCGCGCGCCGCCTGCAGATCTTCGGGCTCCACGTGCACATCGGCATGGAGAACCCGGAAGTCGCCATCGCCATCCAGAACGAGCTCCTGCACGACCTGGCGCTGCTGCTCGCGGTTTCCACCAGCTCGCCGTTCTGGGAGGGCGACCCCACCGGCCTCGCCTCGTCGCGCGTCACGGTGTTCGAGGCGCTGCCGACCGGTGGGAGTCCGCAGCTGGTCCACGATTGGAACGAGTTCTGCGAGCTCGTCGAGACCCTGACGAAGGCCGAGGCCATCACGTCGCTGAAGGACCTCTGGTGGGACATCCGGCCGAGCCCGCGCTACGGGACGATCGAGATCCGCATCTGCGACGGCCTCGCGACGCTGCGCGAGACCGCGGACATCGTGGCGCTGGCGCAGGCGTTGGCGAAGCGCGCCGGTGCGCGGGTCGCCGCCGGGCAGGGCCGCACGTTCCCGCCGATGTGGCGCGTGCGCGAGAACAAGTGGCGTGCGTCGCGGCACGGCATGGACGCCGAACTCGTCATCGTGAATGACGGCACGCACGCACCGGCACGGAAGTACCTCGCGCGCACGCTCGACGAGCTCGTCGCCGACGGCCATCTCGACGGGACGTCGCGGCACACCGCGCACCTGCGGGGCATCGCGGAGGGCGCCCCGACCTCGTCGGAGCGTCAGCGCGCCGTGTACGCGGCCACCAACTCGCTCAGCGAGGTGGCGCGCTCGGTCGCGGAGGAGTTCGAGGAGGACGTGCTCTCGCGCGGGGCGTCGCTCTAG
- a CDS encoding AAA family ATPase encodes MRLTRLKLTNFRQHADTTLEFDSGLTGIIGPNGAGKSTILEAIAWVLYGGAILRGTNDSIRFQRAPARSPVRVELDFELGGHRYRVVRGLSMAELYLDGAAEPIANSVTEVASLLQRRLGMTRTEFFNTYFTGQKDLAVMQALSASERAQFLSRVLGYEKLRVAQDLCAARRRELTSEVAGLRAGMPERDAVLRELAHATETLRAATKATESAERAARETEAAFADIAPRWQAAQTGREERERIERELAALAAEEQALVRNLEKLDHELAQVNEARTQLAPMLPDLDALQRADDALEAQRALQASDGRRRALETSRTNLGTDCAALEQEVARLRESASHAEALGKDVTDRRAELERAHGKLELRRTEWVRERESVESRLRTLRETYADLRDQRDVLLNAGEAGNCPTCTRPLGEHFRAVLETVERQLETVEADGSYFRTRRDQLEAMPADIEHLDELRKKLTADVTALERRLTEAQQDARRLVAEEQDLAAKRARLATVAAELASLPSGYDAAVHQALDAERERLVERTTIANRLSLRIEREPALLRERETLLRQRDDLQARREAAEQRRARLTVPDGDYAELRRLHDGVAAAHAEASQRAAAAKAARDVAAAGAERAAQAKAAYEALAAKVAALESDRRVHDELHRAYSELRNELNFQLRPEIGEIASELLKTITDARYTELELDDKYRIQVLEDGVPKPVISGGEEDVAHLVLRLAISQMIADRAGQAFSLLILDEVFGSLDDVRRANVVSLLRGLEDRFDQVIVITHIEGVRDGLDRVIQVGVDEETGAAKVTQVDTAVAALQAAEAAA; translated from the coding sequence GTGAGACTGACGCGACTCAAGCTCACCAACTTCCGTCAGCACGCGGACACCACGCTCGAGTTCGACTCGGGGCTGACGGGCATCATCGGGCCCAACGGCGCCGGCAAGTCGACGATCCTCGAAGCCATTGCCTGGGTGCTCTACGGAGGCGCCATCCTCCGCGGCACCAACGACTCGATCCGCTTCCAGCGGGCGCCGGCACGCTCGCCGGTGCGGGTGGAGCTGGACTTCGAGCTGGGCGGGCATCGCTACCGCGTGGTGCGCGGGCTGTCGATGGCCGAGCTCTACCTGGACGGCGCGGCCGAGCCCATCGCGAACTCGGTGACGGAAGTGGCGAGCCTCCTGCAGCGTCGCCTCGGCATGACGCGCACGGAGTTCTTCAACACGTATTTCACCGGTCAGAAGGATCTGGCGGTGATGCAGGCGCTCTCGGCATCGGAACGCGCGCAGTTCCTCTCCCGCGTGCTCGGCTACGAGAAGCTGCGCGTGGCGCAGGACCTCTGCGCGGCGCGGCGGCGTGAGTTGACGAGCGAGGTCGCCGGTCTGCGGGCGGGCATGCCGGAGCGCGACGCGGTGCTGCGCGAACTGGCGCATGCGACCGAAACGCTGCGCGCGGCGACCAAGGCGACGGAGTCGGCGGAGCGCGCGGCGCGCGAGACGGAAGCGGCCTTCGCCGACATCGCGCCGCGCTGGCAGGCCGCGCAGACGGGGCGCGAGGAGCGGGAGCGGATCGAGCGCGAGCTCGCGGCACTCGCGGCGGAGGAGCAAGCCCTCGTCCGCAACCTCGAGAAGCTCGATCATGAGTTGGCCCAGGTGAACGAGGCCAGGACGCAGCTCGCCCCGATGCTCCCGGACCTCGATGCGCTGCAGCGCGCCGACGATGCGCTGGAGGCCCAGCGGGCCCTGCAGGCCAGCGATGGCCGGCGGCGCGCGCTGGAGACCTCGCGCACGAACCTCGGCACGGACTGCGCGGCGCTCGAGCAGGAGGTGGCGCGGCTGCGCGAGTCCGCCTCGCACGCCGAGGCGCTCGGCAAGGACGTGACGGACCGCCGTGCCGAGCTGGAGCGCGCACATGGCAAGCTCGAACTGCGGCGCACCGAGTGGGTGCGCGAGCGCGAGTCGGTGGAGAGCCGCCTGCGCACCCTCCGCGAGACCTATGCCGACCTCCGCGACCAGCGCGACGTGCTCTTGAATGCCGGCGAGGCGGGCAACTGCCCGACCTGCACGCGCCCGTTGGGTGAGCATTTCCGCGCGGTGCTGGAGACCGTCGAGCGCCAGTTGGAGACCGTCGAGGCGGACGGCAGCTACTTCCGCACGCGGCGCGACCAGCTCGAGGCGATGCCGGCGGACATCGAGCATCTCGACGAGCTGCGCAAGAAGCTCACCGCGGATGTCACGGCGCTGGAGCGGCGCCTGACGGAGGCGCAGCAGGACGCGCGTCGCCTGGTGGCGGAGGAGCAGGACCTCGCGGCAAAGCGCGCGCGACTGGCCACGGTGGCGGCGGAGCTGGCCTCGCTGCCGAGCGGCTACGATGCCGCGGTGCATCAGGCGCTCGACGCGGAGCGTGAGCGCTTGGTGGAGCGCACGACGATCGCGAACCGGCTCTCGCTGCGGATCGAGCGCGAGCCGGCGTTGCTGCGCGAGCGCGAGACGCTGCTGCGGCAGCGCGACGACCTGCAGGCGCGCCGTGAGGCCGCGGAGCAGCGGCGTGCGCGCCTGACCGTCCCCGATGGCGACTACGCCGAGCTGCGGCGCCTGCATGATGGCGTGGCAGCGGCGCACGCCGAGGCCAGCCAGCGCGCCGCGGCGGCGAAGGCCGCGCGGGATGTGGCCGCGGCCGGCGCGGAGCGCGCCGCCCAGGCGAAGGCGGCGTACGAGGCCTTGGCGGCGAAGGTCGCGGCGCTGGAGTCCGACCGCCGCGTGCACGACGAGCTGCACCGTGCGTATTCGGAACTGCGCAACGAGCTCAACTTCCAGCTGCGGCCGGAGATCGGCGAGATCGCGTCGGAGCTGCTGAAGACGATCACCGACGCGCGGTACACGGAGCTCGAGCTGGACGACAAGTACCGCATCCAGGTGCTCGAGGACGGCGTGCCGAAGCCGGTGATCTCCGGCGGCGAGGAAGACGTCGCGCATCTCGTGCTGCGGCTGGCCATCTCGCAGATGATCGCCGATCGCGCGGGGCAGGCGTTCTCGCTGCTCATCCTCGACGAGGTCTTCGGCTCGCTCGACGACGTGCGGCGGGCGAACGTGGTGTCGTTGTTGCGGGGGCTGGAGGATCGCTTCGACCAGGTCATCGTCATCACGCACATCGAGGGCGTGCGCGACGGACTCGATCGCGTCATCCAGGTCGGCGTGGACGAAGAGACCGGCGCGGCGAAGGTCACGCAGGTGGATACGGCGGTGGCGGCGCTGCAGGCCGCGGAGGCCGCGGCGTGA
- a CDS encoding SDR family oxidoreductase — MTLPLAGRTALVTGASRGIGAAVARALASAGARVALVSRSQAALEAVAATLPHAPVVIADDLLQPIAATTVAAAATEAFGATPDIVVLAAGTFPLGPVDAIAEDELETAFGLNAIAPLRLVRAFLPAMRARDTGHVVFLGSLADRHVFPSNAVYAATKHALRATAEAVRAESRGSGVRCTLVSPAATDTPIWDPHDPDAQAHLPNRDEMLRPEDVADAVLWSVTRPPAVNLDEIRLSRS; from the coding sequence GTGACGCTGCCGCTGGCCGGACGCACGGCGCTCGTGACGGGCGCCTCGCGGGGCATCGGGGCGGCAGTGGCGCGCGCGCTGGCATCGGCTGGCGCGCGCGTGGCGTTGGTCTCGCGCTCGCAGGCGGCGCTCGAGGCCGTGGCGGCGACGCTGCCGCACGCGCCGGTGGTCATCGCCGACGATCTCCTGCAGCCGATCGCCGCGACGACGGTCGCGGCCGCCGCCACCGAGGCGTTCGGGGCGACGCCGGACATCGTGGTGCTCGCGGCCGGGACATTCCCGCTGGGGCCGGTGGATGCCATCGCGGAGGACGAACTCGAGACCGCGTTCGGCCTGAATGCCATCGCGCCGCTGCGGCTCGTGCGCGCCTTCCTCCCGGCGATGCGCGCGCGCGACACGGGGCATGTGGTCTTCCTTGGCTCGCTGGCCGACCGCCACGTGTTTCCGTCGAACGCCGTCTATGCGGCGACCAAGCACGCGCTGCGCGCGACGGCCGAAGCCGTGCGGGCCGAGTCGCGGGGAAGCGGCGTGCGCTGCACGCTCGTGTCGCCGGCGGCCACCGACACGCCGATCTGGGACCCGCACGATCCGGACGCGCAGGCTCACCTGCCGAATCGGGACGAGATGCTCCGGCCCGAGGACGTCGCCGACGCCGTGCTGTGGAGCGTCACCCGCCCGCCTGCCGTCAATCTCGACGAGATCCGGCTCTCGCGCAGTTAG
- a CDS encoding GNAT family N-acetyltransferase, which translates to MSEPQAQVSRVSGPFAVRVEDIAPLNAIFSDAFSERYRRDGMSGVRVPPLNPAIWRFAIESAGAGAMLWRDAAGDIAAFNFAHALGREGWMGPLAVREDLQAHRLGHRIVEAGIAHLKQQGCTTIGLETMPRTMDNIGFYASMGFVPAPLTITVTMDAIGGVAPRLLGHAGSGERERLLGDCAALLARVRPGADYTRELALTLRHGLGDVLLHTAEDGQLRGFALYHEIPLVEGRSREELRVLKLAVDDARELPALMHLVRVQARRSGTMRAALRVQGEFPDALRVLVAHGARVRWTDLRMTLTGYGEVPTPVGMAISNWEI; encoded by the coding sequence GTGAGCGAGCCGCAGGCCCAGGTCTCCCGCGTGAGCGGGCCGTTCGCGGTACGCGTCGAGGACATCGCGCCGCTCAACGCGATCTTCAGCGATGCGTTCAGCGAGCGCTACCGTCGCGACGGGATGTCGGGCGTGCGCGTGCCACCGCTCAACCCCGCGATCTGGCGCTTTGCGATCGAGTCGGCGGGCGCCGGGGCGATGCTGTGGCGCGACGCGGCGGGGGACATCGCGGCGTTCAACTTCGCCCATGCGCTGGGCCGCGAGGGATGGATGGGGCCGCTGGCCGTGCGCGAGGACCTGCAGGCGCACCGGCTGGGCCATCGCATCGTCGAGGCGGGCATCGCCCATCTCAAGCAGCAGGGCTGCACGACGATCGGCCTCGAGACGATGCCGCGCACGATGGACAACATCGGCTTCTACGCGTCGATGGGATTCGTGCCGGCGCCGCTGACGATTACCGTCACCATGGATGCGATTGGCGGCGTAGCGCCGCGCCTGCTCGGCCACGCCGGGAGCGGCGAGCGCGAGCGACTGCTAGGAGATTGCGCCGCGTTGCTCGCGCGCGTGCGCCCCGGGGCCGACTACACCCGCGAGCTGGCGCTCACGCTGCGGCACGGCCTCGGCGACGTCCTGCTGCACACCGCGGAGGACGGACAGCTGCGCGGCTTCGCGCTGTACCACGAGATCCCGCTGGTCGAAGGACGCAGCCGCGAGGAGCTGCGCGTGCTCAAGCTCGCGGTGGACGATGCGCGCGAACTCCCGGCGCTGATGCATCTCGTGCGGGTGCAGGCGCGGCGCAGCGGCACGATGCGCGCCGCGCTGCGGGTGCAGGGCGAGTTCCCCGATGCCCTGCGGGTCCTCGTGGCACACGGGGCACGCGTGCGCTGGACGGACCTGCGGATGACGCTGACCGGCTACGGCGAAGTGCCGACGCCCGTCGGCATGGCGATCTCCAACTGGGAGATCTGA
- the folE gene encoding GTP cyclohydrolase I FolE — protein MVEFETLVRRELELIGEDPNREGLLKTPERVAKAMSWLTRGYDMDVAEVVGDAVFEEQHESMVMVRDIELYSMCEHHMLPFFGKAHIAYIPQGRIVGLSKLPRIVEVFSRRLQVQERLTEQIAQAIHDVLKPEGVGVVIECEHLCMMMRGVEKQNSRTITSALKGSFRNEPATRDEFLRLVYGSGR, from the coding sequence ATGGTCGAGTTCGAGACGCTGGTGCGCCGCGAGCTCGAGCTGATCGGCGAGGACCCGAATCGGGAAGGCTTGCTGAAGACGCCGGAACGCGTGGCGAAGGCGATGAGCTGGCTGACGCGCGGCTACGACATGGACGTCGCCGAGGTCGTGGGCGACGCGGTGTTCGAGGAACAGCACGAATCGATGGTCATGGTGCGCGACATCGAGCTGTATTCGATGTGCGAGCATCACATGCTGCCGTTCTTCGGGAAGGCGCACATCGCCTACATCCCGCAGGGGCGCATCGTCGGCTTGAGCAAGCTGCCGCGCATCGTCGAGGTGTTCTCGCGGCGCCTGCAGGTGCAGGAGCGGCTTACGGAGCAGATCGCCCAGGCCATCCATGACGTCCTCAAGCCCGAGGGCGTGGGCGTCGTCATCGAGTGCGAGCACCTGTGCATGATGATGCGCGGCGTCGAGAAGCAGAACTCGCGGACGATCACCTCGGCGCTGAAGGGCTCGTTCCGGAACGAGCCGGCGACGCGCGACGAGTTCCTGCGGCTCGTGTACGGTTCGGGGCGGTGA
- a CDS encoding 6-carboxytetrahydropterin synthase — protein sequence MPLVTATRLVKFNAGHRVYNPAWSDERNSATFGKCSNPNGHGHNYTLEITIEGEVDPETGYVMDLGELKRIAERELVQHLDHKNLNLDVPFMAGTIPTTENLVLACWRVLAPKVAPSRLVRLKLWETENHYVEYDGR from the coding sequence ATGCCACTCGTCACCGCCACCCGACTCGTCAAGTTCAACGCCGGCCACCGGGTCTACAATCCCGCGTGGAGCGACGAGCGCAACAGCGCGACCTTCGGGAAGTGCAGCAACCCGAACGGCCACGGTCATAACTACACGCTCGAGATCACGATCGAGGGTGAGGTGGATCCGGAGACGGGCTACGTCATGGACCTCGGCGAGCTCAAGCGCATCGCCGAGCGGGAACTTGTCCAGCATCTGGACCACAAGAATCTGAATCTCGACGTGCCCTTCATGGCGGGAACCATTCCCACTACGGAAAACCTTGTATTGGCATGCTGGCGCGTGCTCGCGCCCAAGGTTGCTCCTTCGCGCCTCGTGCGCCTCAAGTTGTGGGAGACGGAAAATCATTATGTCGAATACGATGGCCGCTGA